TGATTGAAAGTATTCCTGGCAGTTTAAAAGTTGTTATTAAAGTAAGACATTGGCTAATATTTGTTGTCCCTGAGCTACACGGATGAGAACTCGATGCTGCATGTCAATCTGTATGTGTTTTACTAGTTGGATTGTTGCTCTACACTTTCTGGTATTCTTGGTGTTCGTCTGAATTTCTAGCAgcctctgtaaatcacccagaATCCCCAGGGGTTTCCAGTGGGAATGATTCAGCAGCTGGGCCTGAGTCACTCATCCTCATCTCCATACAAGGAGGAATCTCAGATCTAAGACGTGTCAACAAGATCTCAGATCCCAGTTCTGACACCGAGAAGGTCCCACGGTCTCAGAGCGTGGATGCAGGAAGGACGCATGTCAAACGGCAAGTCAGGAGATCAGGCCAAGTCACGGAAAATTCACTTCACGTTGGCGTAAGAAGAAACAGGCTCTTACACCAAGACTAAGTATTAGTAGTTCTTCAGATACTGACATTTTGAGATGTTACCAGTCTGAAAAGCTGCCACAGGGCGAATAAATTAAACAGGATAATAGCTAACTCTGCTATAACGCTACATATCATTCCGCTTGCTGAGTTTCTTGTATGTGCTGTGCTGAATATGTAACAGTGACACGGTGTAATTCTTTTTGGTTCAGAAGCACGAACGTTGCCATGCTAGGATTCTGAGCATGTTCTGTAGCAAACTCTCTAAGCTGTCCATCTTTTCACAACTTTGCATAGCTGCAGTCTTTTCAATATAAAGAGGATTCAGTTATTTTTGATGAAGCACCTCTCAGCGGATGCCTTAAACCAGGGGTATTCACATCACGGTCCTCAAtggccgagcactgctggttttccagccttcctttacctgagagccagatgtgaagcctctgaccaattaGAGCCAGGAATTATTAAGCTAAGTACCTGGGAGacttgaaaacaaggcctggatttggaatcgaggtccagatttgaataGGGGTACCTTAAACCATACTGGTCTTGAATAATGTGTTTAACTATGTCTTCATTAATATAATTATCCCTGAGAATTctaaatatattcatttttcattttcttgaCAAATAAAAGGTGGCAAAATGGGTCTTTGATGTTTATGTGCTCTTTTGCTTTTACGGTGTTTCTTTCTCAAGTATTAATGGACACTGAGGTCTATAGGGAGAAGCCATTTCCTCTGGTTTCGGTCCGTTCACAAGACAGTGCCTTAAGGGCAATGggaatgttgtttttttcttattgacCTCTAATTTTTTATTTGGTGAGGATTATATTATTTGTTTACAAGATTTGTTTTACGAGTTAAAATTGCATACAGAGATTTTGATATTTGATTGCATTGTTTGCAATGGGATTGTTTATGCTGCATAAATATATCTTCCTTCTAAATGGTACCACATTCTGTTAGACACTAAACAGGTAAAGCGTGCCTGGCATCTGAGGACGTGTCACAGtatgccagacagagaagcggtTGTTCATCCCACCCAATCTTTATCAAAAATCACAAATTTGCACGCAGTGTGTTATAAAAGGTCAGGATGTAATCAGTGCTGAAGTCAGTCCTGCAGCCAGTCAGTACTCATACTGACTAGTAGTGATGGGCAAAATGAcgcctcatgaaccatttgctgtattttttgaccccactagatggtgctcttagTTTACTTTGGgtcatgctttgtgcccttttttggacagagagcaccatctagtggggtcaaacattacagcaaatggttcatgaggcgTCATTTTGCCCATCACTGTTGACTAGCATGCCCAGCATCCCAGGTTCGATCAGGCAGTCTAAGACCGTCCTGTTGATGTTCAGCAGCGTATACAAAAAGAAAGACCAATCAtaactttaattaaaatatttaattacttCCTTTTCTTCTGAAATTGTAGAAATAAAAAACACGCAGGAATTTTTGATTAAAAGTAAAGGtttttccatttcaaaacaAACCGTATGTGTACATCCTTCCGCCTGCTCCGATACAGATGGCTAGCTGGCCCTTCATTGACCTTCTGGCTCCACATGGCACCACCAGCAGGTGCTGTCACACGGAATTTGCAAACATCTGGTTCCCAAGGGCTGAGGTTCGGGGGGAATCGGGGACAGCCTGTCGCGACAAGCAACCACTGATGGGAGGTGACAGGTAAGCATCATCCAGGAGATTTACCTTCCTCTGCAGCAATCTGGATGCCCTGTAGTGTCCCGTCCCCCCCGACGGAGCCACAGCGGGTGTAGGGGCTGAGGGGGCCACCCGGGGAGCTGGCCGAGGGGGGGGCCTAAGGTGTAGGGCCCCAGGGGGCCATCCGGGGAGTAGGGGCCAAGGTTGGCCCCGAGATGTGGGGCCCTAGGGCATAAATATGACAACAAAAGGATTGTGATTTGGAAAGAATTTGGCTCAAGGAATGTGAAAGTTCTCTGGGTGAAATCTGAAGCACCACAGCTGGACACAAGGCTCGCTCAGTGAGGTTTATCGCCGTCGAAATCCCACAACCTCTCGGTGTATGTTTTTTAATTCCCATCACTCCTTTTACCTTTTGGCTGCAAGTGAGCCCTTTGGGGATGATTTGCACATGTTGCAATACTTGCAGTTCAGCCTGCGAGCCCCGAGCATCAGCAGCATGACCTGTGTGTTCCTGAGGTGTCTGTATTACGTGTGGGGGGGTCTGCCCCCACCCTCCAGTTAGTGCCGCTCCGTCCATTAGGTGATGTAGGTGGCCATCTTCTGAGCCAATTCACTTCGTCTCACACAGGGGGCGCCAGTGATGCAGCTTGCCCAGGGAGCCGCATTTGCTTCAGCCGCTACTGCCTCCTGTACTGCGTGCCCAGCTTCAGATACGGACGGCATCCATACTTCCATGCGTCCCTCTATTACGGGTAGATTCCCATATGGGACAACTGTAGCCAGCTTCACCGCGAGCTTGGCTCCAGAATGTAGATGCAGATTCCTGGCACGCTCCTGCTCCTCGGGTCCCTGGGCACCCTCTACGGCTCATGGGAAAGTGCTTTTCCACCTCGGGAAGTCATCCATCACTGAGGGAAATATTGAGCGTAAAAGTGATTTAAAGACACATTCTGTAGAAATATGGCATGCCCGCTGACATTACGGTAAGTTAAACTAACTTCAAGAGCTGTTACCTTAAGAGATTTGCGTTAGTCCTGCAACGCCGCCGCAGAGCTGCAGTCTACTCTagatgtcacatgaccatggCCGGCCTCATCCTGGAGCCTTTTGGAATAAACAATCAAGCTGGCAGAAGCAGGCTAGTGCACGAGCAAACGTAACATTTCAAGCTTATTTCTTCATGGAAAGTTCTGGACTCAGGACTCAGGTTGCCCCCCCGACACTCCTCTTGTTTACTTTGGTCTCCTGCGGACCGTTTCCTCGGCCATTACTATAAAAACATGAACTTTAGTCCAGTAACTTCCAAATAACAAACTAGAAACGTTCAGTTTATTACATAATTACGAGCGTATAAAAgctaatttgtttgttttgttttgttttctgctgGTGGAGTGAATCACAGTAAGTCGTTCCCCTGATTCTTCTTTGAGGTTAATCGCTGATTCCACTTCGATCGCGGTCAGTTCTCCCTCCTGCTGCTCAGACGCTGAGCGAGGGGCTCCAGCCTCCCCCCTTTGTTGCTCCCCTCgaccctcctcctctcctccttcAGCTCCTTGTACCTCCACCTGGGCACTTGCAAGTGGTGCGAGTCAGCGGTGCGGACCTTCGTGGGCTCGCACGAGGTGACGGGCGCCTTGGAGATGAACAGGCGGGGCACGGCCTGGCCGGGGCGCACACTGCTGCGCCGCAACAAATGCAGTGGCATCAGGCTGCCCCTGCGCAGCGCCCCAGCGGACGTGGCAGCTGCCTGGCGCGGCGGCTGCAGGCTGGAGCGCCGCTCATGAGCCCGTGGTACGAGTAGGACGCGTGAGTTCTGGAAGAGTCGGTGGTATTGGGTGAGATGCTTGGAGCCCTGGTCCCTGAGCTCGTCCTGCCTCTGGCGGCGCAGGATCTCCTGCACAGCAGGCCGGCGCTTGCCCACGCAGGGCGGGCTGCCCGGGCACACGGTGCGGCATGCCGTGGCTACGAAGGGGCTGCCCAGAGCGGTGGTGACGCGCACCATGTGGTCCAGCACGCCGTCCTGCCGCGGGGCTGTCCGCACGCAGAAGGCCAGCCGCAGGGAGCAGCAGAGGGTCTCGGCCAGCCGGCGCAGGCAGCTCCCGTTCGCGCGCGCCTTGGACACGCGCTCTGCCAGCTGTGGCCACTCCGGCCGGTATGCGGCGCAGAACTGCTCAGCGCATGGCCGAGCCATCAGTCGTGCCATGACGCGGGCCGTCTCATAGCGGCCTGTGAACAGGGCCCACTCCCGGGGGGTCAGCTTCCGCCCATAGTCCGTAGCCTCCATGTCGCCCCCTAGTGGCAGCAAAAATAAACGAAATTTAAAAAGCCATAATATCACCCTGTTACACAGAACTTGTCAATCAAATCGACAACCTCATATTTTACCCATTTATGCAGATTTTAACAAATTAAGCAGTTCAGGTTTGGTGCAGAGGTACATTTTATCAGGAGCTCTAACGCCTttctaaagtttttttttttagaacaaACAGGCTAATGACCTCTAAACAAAGTGCAGACCACGAGCTGGTGCAGAAAGGGTGCAGGAAAGGTGCAGTACCTGCTAGCATCAAGGCCCGGACGCAGTCTGCCCTGCCCTGCATGGCGGCCTTCATCAAGGCGCTGAAGCCGTGGCAGTTTCTCCTCTCCATGTCCAGGCCAGGGAAGTAGTTGAGCAGATAGTGGGAGATCATTGTGTGTCCTGAAGAGTAGCAGAACGCTATTAGCAGTTAGCATAGTGGTAGGGAGCGGCCTGGCCATGTGCGCCTCCTGTACTCTTTCCAAGGCAGAGCAAGTCCCAGCTGAGCATACTGACAGGTCTATAGTTTCTTGGTCGTGTGCTTTGTTTGCCTTAAAGGGATGGTTCAGGTTTCGAAAATCAGGTCGCAGGGAATCATCGCCCAGTCATTTATACATGAAAGCGATTCATAGTTATCTGCAGTGTTGTCAGACTACTACGGTGATTTGGTATGCGGTGATACACGTACGCGCCTTTTCAAAATGCCATGATAAATATCACATTAGCTTAATTAAAGGCCAAAGGCAAGCTTTGCTTTGCATCTTTCTGAAAATTAATGAAACCACATCTTTGGAGTTAATAACATTTTGTTAGAGATTActatatttttttgtcattattcAACCGAAGGCATCTTTTGGAACGTCCAACTCTGTGACCTCTAGAAACACCTCATTTCTGTAAAAGAGTGTTTGTATTTTAGAATGTTAATGCCTGCTGTCTGTAAATATTGCAGGTTCTATCAATAAAATGAGGCACAGGTAATGCTGCCATTGTTTAAAATGGTGGCAGAGACGCAGAAAAGGAGCGATTGGCTGGTGGATTACAGCTTCCTCCCAAAGAGCCAATCAGCAAGCATCTCACCTGCCTGAGCAGCTGTGATGAGGGCAGTGTTTCCTTCCTTGTCCTGCCAGTTGACATCCAAATAAGGGCACTGCGCCAGAGCTATGACCACGTCCAGGTAGCCTTGGTAACAGGCCACTATCAGTCCCGTCTACAGAATACACAGAGACGGAGAGATCTTCATAGAAACTTCACAAAAAAATTGCTCAACAGATGGAATACCCAGTTTCCTCTGAGCAGTTAAAACAGTTTAAGAATCAGCTTTAACTTACTAAGTTTCAATTTTAAAGCATGTTAAATTATTGAACATACCATCTTATTTTTAGACACTTCATTAATTTTTTccgcttaatattttatttttagattcTTTCCTTCTTTACTCACTTTCTGGCTTGTATGTTAGATGCTAGCTGCAAATTTTATTCAACTTCTCCATTTTTTGGTTCTTTTAATCTCATTTTAATCTCATATGCTACAAAAACAGCACGCTACCCAAACAGCATAGTACTCAAACTGCACGCTACCCAAACCACATGCTACTCAAACCCAAAGCTACCCAAACCGCATGCTACTCAAACCACATGCTACAAAAACAGTATGTTACCCAAACCACAAGCAACCCAATCTGCATGCTATAAAATCAGTACGCTACCCAAACAGCATGCTACTCAAACCACACGCTACTCAAACCCAAAGCTACCCAAACCGCATGCTACTCAAACCACATGCTATCCAAACTGCTTGCTGCATGCATGTGTCTCTCTGATGGATCCATGCAATTCCCTGGCCCACAACAGCCGTGATTCTGCACCCCAGGCCTTCCTGGCCACTCCGTGCCTAATAGCGGCATGGGGAACGCCGTGGCCTCTGTCGTGCTGCTGCTGATACTTTGCCAGCTTCTCTGGAAGATAATTTATAGCCTGAAGAGAGGGACAGGTTCTCCTGGGTGATGAAGGGATTCACCAGACTGTGCAGGCAGCGCAGGACGGACTGGGACGATTTTATTAGCACCCTAGGGCTGCCTCAGGAGCTCAAAAAGCCATGTGCTAAATCATTTGCTTTCTGACTAACAAGAAGCTTGTACAGCCACCAGTGCCGGCTTCTGCCAACACAGACCCTGCACACCTGCTTCATACTCAACCCTCTCTGAGACATGCAGGAGTAGGCTAAGCTATTAGCCCAGTTAGTATTAATACTGAGACATGCAGGAGTAGGCTAAGCTATTAGCCCAGTTAGTATTAATACTGAGACATGCAGG
The Paramormyrops kingsleyae isolate MSU_618 chromosome 4, PKINGS_0.4, whole genome shotgun sequence genome window above contains:
- the LOC111835415 gene encoding ankyrin repeat domain-containing protein 33B-like isoform X2 produces the protein MAVIRDDRDGGVSSSVKITQVQQKSESEGSEAEAAQEQKSAEEPVSEGESLGFGDADKDDDDDDYDDDDDVYQEFEEYEDISEFPDSRSIASDDSFYPPDNSIGSPRSPSPEPISFFRACCTNNTVIVRIMIRQGLTEEEVRETDRNSRTGLIVACYQGYLDVVIALAQCPYLDVNWQDKEGNTALITAAQAGHTMISHYLLNYFPGLDMERRNCHGFSALMKAAMQGRADCVRALMLAGGDMEATDYGRKLTPREWALFTGRYETARVMARLMARPCAEQFCAAYRPEWPQLAERVSKARANGSCLRRLAETLCCSLRLAFCVRTAPRQDGVLDHMVRVTTALGSPFVATACRTVCPGSPPCVGKRRPAVQEILRRQRQDELRDQGSKHLTQYHRLFQNSRVLLVPRAHERRSSLQPPRQAAATSAGALRRGSLMPLHLLRRSSVRPGQAVPRLFISKAPVTSCEPTKVRTADSHHLQVPRWRYKELKEERRRVEGSNKGGRLEPLAQRLSSRREN
- the LOC111835415 gene encoding ankyrin repeat domain-containing protein 33B-like isoform X1; the protein is MAVIRDDRDGGVSSSVKITQVQQKSESEGSEAEAAQEQKSAEEPVSEGESLGFGDADKDDDDDDYDDDDDVYQEFEEYEDISEFPDSRSIASDDSFYPPDNSIGSPRSPSPEPISFFRACCTNNTVIVRIMIRQGLTEEEVRETDRNSRTGLIVACYQGYLDVVIALAQCPYLDVNWQDKEGNTALITAAQAAFCYSSGHTMISHYLLNYFPGLDMERRNCHGFSALMKAAMQGRADCVRALMLAGGDMEATDYGRKLTPREWALFTGRYETARVMARLMARPCAEQFCAAYRPEWPQLAERVSKARANGSCLRRLAETLCCSLRLAFCVRTAPRQDGVLDHMVRVTTALGSPFVATACRTVCPGSPPCVGKRRPAVQEILRRQRQDELRDQGSKHLTQYHRLFQNSRVLLVPRAHERRSSLQPPRQAAATSAGALRRGSLMPLHLLRRSSVRPGQAVPRLFISKAPVTSCEPTKVRTADSHHLQVPRWRYKELKEERRRVEGSNKGGRLEPLAQRLSSRREN